The Mercenaria mercenaria strain notata chromosome 8, MADL_Memer_1, whole genome shotgun sequence genome has a segment encoding these proteins:
- the LOC123565758 gene encoding SKI family transcriptional corepressor 1 homolog-B-like, whose product MLKVPLCKNILERTMDLDICSSTSLECETKSDMKNSTILKTPEKSQTSSYTYRQNHVSTVLLNGIPIVSLHIDGKERLCLAQISNTLLKQFSYNEIHNRRVALGITCVQCTPVQLEILRRAGAMPISSRRCGMITKREAERLVKSFLEDNRPPKLPDNFYFEVFHCCGWGCKGKFEPSRYNSSRAKCIRCNFCNLYFSPNKFIFHFHRAADSKYNHPDAANFNSWRRHLNLSKGADNDDIHHAWEDVKAMFNGGSRKRMLSSDGYTDSQPTHEEKRQKPSTDDGLLAKSSFGSQYQSYPLFSMPGKTYPFGALNTPNPLALQYQINKAELRNEGKQTQNIAFHPWRQSTDYIIPPYDLFWSNQFASRQGGLPGFGKNYFNSSNVKDLTTSISLGQSPSDTHTSSEDEESISQTFGSPSEPIKSSSQSCRPSAFRPVGKSSRNEKAETSIEQNNDELIRDDTENINNSDLDESDIDIEDECVYNDSVDNNKTEITDNRLYSPDTSVSTNIDGSNGEESRVQNPVAEEHISEGRSSITGVTDFKQDEREVEENKTQILDNEVEDDINSNKPSQLSLEDVNNMTKEELQKQLKSEMDIRKQVEEDINKIKKSLQDQVTKEKSQRDEITQQLQAMKDALCNELEQERKIRFSMQQKLKEAHDALHNFSCKMFTNKPCTDCVIKEAMRQ is encoded by the exons ATGTTGAAGGTACCGTTGTGCAAGAATATTTTAGAAAG AACAATGGACTTAGATATTTGCTCAAGTACTTCTCTTGAATGCGAAACAAAatctgacatgaagaattcaactatTCTGAAGACACCTGAAAAATCGCAGACATCCAGCTACACATACAGACAGAACCATGTATCCACAGTACTCCTCAATGGCATACCAATCGTGTCCTTACATATAGACGGAAAGGAAAGATTGTGCTTGGCCCAGATTTCCAACACCCTGCTGAAACAGTTTAGTTACAATGAGATACATAATCGCCGTGTTGCTCTGGGGATCACTTGCGTTCAGTGCACGCCAGTCCAACTAGAAATACTCAGGAGAGCAGGGGCAATGCCAATTTCCAGCAGAAGATGTGGCATGATCACAAAACGAGAAGCTGAAAGATTGGTGAAATCTTTCCTAGAGGACAATCGTCCCCCAAAATTGCCGGACAActtttattttgaagtttttcattGTTGTGGTTGGGGATGCAAGGGTAAATTTGAGCCATCTAGATACAATAGTTCCCGAGCAAAATGCATTCGATGCAATTTTTGTAATCTGTATTTTTCACCGAATAAATTCATATTCCATTTTCATCGAGCTGCAGACTCTAAATATAACCACCCGGACGCTGCAAACTTTAATTCCTGGAGACGCCATCTCAACCTCTCGAAAGGTGCAGACAATGATGACATTCATCATGCATGGGAGGACGTTAAAGCAATGTTTAATGGCGGAAGCAGGAAGAGAATGCTTTCCTCTGATGGCTACACAGACTCACAACCTACACATGAGGAAAAACGACAAAAACCATCTACAGACGATGGACTGCTGGCGAAGTCAAGTTTCGGGTCTCAATATCAAAGTTATCCATTGTTTTCAATGCCGGGAAAAACTTATCCATTCGGTGCGTTAAATACGCCAAATCCTCTTGCACTGCAGTATCAGATAAACAAAGCAGAATTAAGGAATGAAGGAAAGCAAACtcaaaatattgcatttcatCCATGGAGACAATCAACAGACTACATTATTCCGCCATATGATTTATTTTGGAGCAATCAATTCGCATCTAGACAAGGTGGATTACCAGGATTTGGGAAAAACTATTTCAACAGTTCTAATGTAAAAGACCTGACAACCTCCATAAGTCTTGGCCAGTCCCCCTCTGACACACACACCTCGTCCGAAGACGAAGAAAGTATTTCACAAACATTTGGTTCACCTTCAGAGCCTATAAAATCTAGTAGCCAGTCGTGCAGGCCATCAGCTTTTAGGCCTGTAGGAAAGTCTTCAAGAAATGAAAAGGCTGAAACATCTATTGAACAAAACAATGATGAACTTATTAGAGAcgatactgaaaatataaacaatagtGATTTAGACGAATCCGACATTGACATTGAAGATGAGTGTGTTTATAATGACTCAgttgataataataaaacagaaataacagATAATCGACTTTATTCACCTGACACAAGTGTTTCAACAAACATCGACGGTTCAAATGGCGAGGAGTCGAGGGTTCAAAATCCTGTTGCCGAGGAACATATTTCTGAGGGCAGATCATCAATTACTGGTGTAACAGATTTCAAACAG GACGAACGAGAAGTAGAAGAAAATAAGACCCAAATACTTG ATAACGAAGTAGAAGATGACATCAACTCAAACAAGCCTTCACAGTTAAGCCTTGAAGATGTCAACAATATGACAAAGG AGGAACTTCAGAAACAACTTAAAAGTGAAATGGACATCAGGAAACAGGTTGAAGAAGACATTAACAAAATCAAGAAAAGTCTTCAAGATCAGGTTACCAAAGAGAAGTCGCAAAGAGATGAGATAACCCAACAATTACAGGCAATGAAAG ATGCCCTGTGCAATGAACTTgaacaagaaagaaaaataagATTTTCGATGCAGCAGAAACTGAAAG AGGCACACGACGCTCTCCATAACTTCTCGtgcaaaatgtttacaaataagcCATGCACGGATTGTGTTATCAAAGAAGCCATGCGGCAGTAG